One genomic segment of Drosophila melanogaster chromosome 3R includes these proteins:
- the Nf1 gene encoding neurofibromin 1, isoform F translates to MTQKPGEWASALLARFEDQLPNRIGAYGTQARMSQDQLVACLIHISRYRFSLVISGLTKMLQRVNEAALQNRHEPERCYFESLVIILTTLERCLTNQTKDTARFEEAMNVKLLLREISQFVDVQSDSNPNAAQLKALASKVLFALSQNHFSAVFNRISARIQELTSCSEENPDYNDIELIQHIDMDMIKLTKLLQETITKFRSKRAPPLILLYSLEKAIWNWIEYHPQEFQDLQRGTNRDISTCWEPLMDFVEYFKTENKKSKTLVWPLQMLLLILNPSCLEAVVNELQQSEKEKEKDKEKVASKSAQSTSRDKDFSAKQFIESIKRGLGQHSPSKQVTESAAIACVKLCKASTYINNTDSNNVVFKLVQFFINDLKALLFNPAKPFSRGQGYNFADIELMIDCWVSCFRINPHNIEALKVCLNLSSPQAYHFVIVCSLLRLAHIYVDFRLQNKNPFRIVNQPRLSWWPQTDVVHYRSAELRALFTDTLNKATQGYIAHTPLRYITSLTLKSKDTQKGLTRAEEGPAHKMLLLLLVRLIHADPTLLLNTQGKVAHEVQSSTLELINGLVSLVHQTTMPDVAQEAMEALLALHAPEKIEVWNPEAPINTFWDVSSQVLFSISQKLIQHQIANYTDVLKWLREILICRNTFLQRHKDYAHVGSQIAICKQAHIKMEVVFFMYLWSVDLDAVLTSLSCFGLLCEEAEICCSSDELTVGFIMPNYHIYQELAQLSTSATDSRICFFDNTHGNVLSRLTLQKRIMTLLRKIEHCVHGVQPAWEETFRNWEVSSKVLQTYPKCKGEDGQAEVFHRGMGKRRASHQSSEHDLEEQINEWANMTWFLLALGGVCLHKRSSSRQMLLQQSQNNASLGSLAQNSLYSSSTSSGHGSLHPSTVSLSTLPPAPPQDVSYCPVTQFVGQLLRLLVCSNEKIGLNIQKNVKELVGEEMSTQLYPILFDQVRAIVEKFFDQQGQVNVNVTDINTQFIEHTIYIMKSILDPKANKDPNNDQPSPSEHLGVTSIEGMMLGIVRYVRHLDMTVYAIRIKTKLCQLVEVMMKRRDDLAFRQEMKFRNKLVEYLTDWVMGTSHQIAPPSSADAAILTNTSLIFRDLDQACMEAVAALLRGLPLQPEESDRGDLMDAKSALFLKYFTLFMNLLNDCIDSSEAEKEMNNTPLLPPRPRMAAGKLTALRNATILAMSNLLGANIDSGLMHSIDLGYNPDLQTRAAFMEVLTQILQQGTEFDTLAETVLADRFEQLVQLVTMISDKGELPIAMALANVVTTSQMDELARVLVTLFDAKHLLSPLLWNMFYREVEVSDCMQTLFRGNSLGSKIMAFCFKIYGASYLQMLLEPLIRPLLDEEEETCFEVDPARLDPTEDIEQHRNNLIALTQKVFDAIINSSDRFPPQLRSMCHCLYQVLSKRFPNLLQNNIGAVGTVIFLRFINPAIVSPQELGIVDKQVHSSAKRGLMLMSKILQNIANHVEFSKEQHMLCFNDFLRDHFEAGRRFFIQIASDCETVDQTSHSMSFISDANVLALHRLLWTHQEKIGDYLSSSRDHKAVGRRPFDKMATLLAYLGPPEHKPVDSHMMFSSYARWSSIDMSSTNFEEIMVKHQMHEKEEFKTLKSMNIFYQAGTSKSGYPVFYYIARRYKIGETNGDLLIYHVILTLKPFCHSPFEVVIDFTHTCSDNRFRTEFLQKWFYVLPTVAYENVHAVYIYNCNSWVREYTKFHDRILAPLKGNRKLLFLESPNKLTDFIDAEQQKLPGATLSLDEDLKVFSNALKLSHKDTKVAIKVGPTALQITSAEKTKVLAHSVLLNDVYYASEIEEVCLVDDNQFTLSITNESGQLSFIHNDCDNIVQAIIHIRNRWELSQPDSVTVHQKIRPKDVPGTLLNMALLNLGSCDPNLRTAAYNLLCALTATFDLKIEGQLLETQGLCIPSNNTIFIKSVSEKLATNEPHLTLEFLEESIQGFQRSTIELKHLCLEYMTPWLKNLVKFCKSNDDSKKLKVSQILDKLINLTIDQKEMYPSVQAKIWGSIGQIPELIDMVLDNFLHKSITYGLGSPQVEIMADTAVALASANVQLVSKKVITRICRVMDKSCTNPTQYLEQHMMWDDIAILGRYLLMLSFNNCLDVATSVPYLFHTITFLVCSGSLSMRASTHGLVINIIHSLCTCTNPSFSEEAQRVLRLSLDEFSLPKFYLLFGISKVKSAAVTAFRSSCRHPTDKWLGNERVTQPLPADRERLSLPSLEVITDALLEIMEACMRDVPDCEWLNTWTSLARSFAFCYNPALQPRALIVYGCISKSVTDHEVKQLLRILVKALESFNDLILIEALVMCLTRIQPLLRPESPIHRALFWVAISVLQLDEITLYGAGLALLEQNLHTLKSQGCFDKKETIAEVMMKTREKLEWHFKQLDHAVGLSFRSNFHFALVGHLIKGFRHPTPTTVSRTSRVLTMLLGIIAKPLHRDKFEVTPDSVAYLTALVAVSEEVRSRCHVKHALPRWPADLSSSVENGEASGGVQAIGLPLSRRQKSWDILDQSALQFARQHKVPTLQERGSRSSVSNESNVLLDPEVLPDLSIQALVLTVLATLVKYSSDEGETRVLYQYLAEGSVVFPKVFPVIHSLLDQKINNILSVSHDQVVLNSVQNIIQNMLASEDPSQQQLHFLQSCGFGGLWRFAGPFTKYNMMGESSELFVNCLEAMVETCLPGDESAPVPPSPRPYNLSSSLSSLTLGSPTDKAA, encoded by the exons CAGGATTCAAGAGCTGACATCCTGTTCCGAGGAAAACCCGGACTACAACGACATAGAATTAATTCAACACATCGATATGGATATGATAAAGCTAACCAAGCTGCTACAAG AAACCATCACAAAGTTTCGATCGAAGCGTGCTCCACCTTTGATCTTGCTTTACTCGCTGGAGAAGGCTATTTGGAACTGGATCGAGTACCATCCACAAGAGTTCCAGGACTTGCAACGAGGAACCAATCGAGATATATCAAC CTGCTGGGAACCCCTGATGGACTTTGTAGAGTACtttaaaaccgaaaacaagaaaagcaaGACTCTTGTTTGGCCGCTTCAAATGCTCTTGCTGATATTGAATCCCTCTTGCCTTGAGGCTGTTGTTAACGAACTTCAGCAGTCGGAGAAAGAGAAGGAAAAGGACAAGGAAAAGGTTGCCTCGAAGTCAGCGCAATCCACGTCCCGGGACAAGGACTTCTCGGCCAAGCAGTTCATCGAGAGTATCAAGAGAGGCTTGGGCCAGCACTCACCATCCAAACAGGTGACCGAATCTGCGGCAATTGCCTGTGTAAAGCTGTGCAAAGCATCCACCTACATCAACAACACCGACTCCAATAATGTGGTCTTCAAGTTGGTGCAATTCTTTATCAACGATCTCAAGGCACTGCTCTTTAATCCAGCAAAGCCCTTTTCGCGCGGTCAGGGGTACAACTTCGCTGATATCGAGCTGATGATTGACTGCTGGGTGTCTTGTTTCCGGATTAATCCTCACAACATCGAGGCTCTAAAGGTTTGCCTGAATTTGTCCTCGCCGCAGGCTTACCATTTTGTAATTGTGTGCTCTCTGCTAAG GTTGGCTCACATATACGTTGACTTCCGTTTGCAGAACAAGAACCCCTTTCGAATAGTAAACCAACCGAGATTGTCTTGGTGGCCGCAAACGGATGTGGTTCACTACCGTTCTGCTGAGCTACGAGCTTTGTTTACGGATACGCTCAACAAGGCCACCCAGGGTTATATAGCCCATACGCCACTGCGCTACATAACCTCCCTGACGCTCAAATCTAAAGATACCCAGAAAGGTTTAACCCGCGCTGAAGAGGGTCCCGCCCACAAAATGCTATTACTGCTACTCGTACGGCTAATTCATGCAGATCCCACGCTTTTGTTGAAT ACCCAAGGAAAAGTGGCACATGAAGTGCAGAGCTCCACATTGGAGCTCATCAACGGCTTAGTTAGTTTGGTGCATCAAACTACCATGCCCGATGTGGCACAAGAGGCTATGGAGGCGCTGCTTGCTCTGCACGCCCCGGAGAAAATAGAGGTTTGGAATCCAGAGGCTCCGATCAATACGTTCTGGGACGTTAGCTCCCAAGTACTGTTTTCAATCTCGCAAAAGCTCATTCAACACCAAATTGCCAATTACACTGATGTCTTAAAGTGGCTACGCGAGATCCTCATCTGTCGGAATACTTTTCTTCAGCGACACAAGGATTATGCACATGTGGGAAGTCAGATTGCCATTTGCAAGCAGGCTCACATTAAGATGGAAGTTGTTTTCTTCATGTACCTGTGGAGTGTTGATTTAGATGCGGTGCTGACATCGCTATCGTGTTTTGGACTACTATGCGAGGAGGCTGAGATTTGCTGCAGTTCTGATGAATTGACAGTCGGATTTATTATGCCGAATTACCACATTTACCAGGAGCTGGCTCAGTTGTCCACAT CTGCAACGGACTCTCGCATTTGCTTTTTTGACAACACGCACGGCAATGTGCTGAGCCGTCTTACACTTCAAAAGCGCATAATGACCCTATTGCGCAAGATCGAGCACTGTGTTCATGGTGTTCAGCCCGCCTGGGAGGAAACCTTCCGCAACTGGGAAGTATCCAGCAAGGTTTTGCAAACGTACCCCAAATGTAAAGGAGAAGATGGCCAAGCGGAGGTTTTCCATCGTGGCATGGGCAAGCGGCGAGCGAGTCACCAAAGCTCAGAGCACGATTTGGAGGAACAAATTAATGAATGGGCCAATATGACATGGTTTCTATTAGCCTTGGGTGGCGTCTGCCTTCATAAACGTAGCAGCAGTCGTcaaatgctgctgcagcaatCACAGAACAATGCTTCTTTGGGATCACTTGCTCAAAACTCTCTTTACTCAAGCTCCACAAGTTCTGGACATGGCTCTCTGCATCCTAGCACGGTTTCACTATCCACTCTTCCCCCAGCACCGCCACAAGATGTCAGCTATTGTCCTGTAACACA ATTCGTGGGCCAACTATTGCGCCTGTTAGTTTGCAGCAACGAAAAAATTGGACTTAATATTCAGAAAAATGTGAAGGAACTGGTGGGCGAGGAGATGTCCACCCAACTGTATCCTATACTCTTCGACCAGGTTAGAGCCATCGTGGAGAAGTTCTTCGATCAGCAAGGTCAGGTGAACGTCAATGTGACCGACATCAACACGCAGTTTATCGAGCACACCATCTACATAATGAAATCAATTCTGGATCCCAAAGCCAACAAGGATCCCAACAACGATCAACCCTCGCCATCGGAACATTTAGGTGTTACAAGCATCGAAGGCATGATGCTAGGAATAGTGCGCTACGTTCGCCACCTGGATATGACTGTTTATGCCATTCGAATCAAGACAAAATTGTGCCAGCTTGTGGAAGTAATGATGAAGCGACGCGACGACCTCGCCTTTCGCCAGGAGATGAAGTTCCGGAATAAACTGGTTGAATACTTGACCGACTGGGTGATGGGCACCTCCCATCAGATTGCACCGCCCAGCTCGGCGGATGCCGCTATTCTTACCAACACATCCCTCATATTTCGCGATCTAGACCAAGCCTGCATGGAGGCAGTGGCTGCCTTGCTTCGGGGCCTTCCCCTTCAGCCTGAGGAATCGGATCGAGGCGATTTGATGGATGCAAAGAGTGCGCTCTTTTTAAAGTACTTTACCCTATTTATGAACCTGCTGAATGATTGCATCGATAGCTCCGAGGCGGAGAAGGAAATGAATAATACCCCACTATTGCCTCCGCGCCCTCGAATGGCAGCTGGAAAACTGACCGCTCTGCGAAATGCCACTATTCTAGCCATGTCTAATTTGTTGGGTGCCAACATTGACTCTGGTTTGATGCACTCCATCGATCTGGGTTATAATCCTGATTTGCAAACGCGTGCCGCTTTCATGGAGGTGTTGACTCAAATCCTGCAACAAGGCACCGAATTCGATACCTTGGCCGAAACTGTTTTAGCTGATCGATTTGAGCAACTGGTCCAACTTGTTACAATGATCAGCGACAAAGGAGAACTTCCCATAGCAATGGCTTTGGCTAATGTGGTGACTACATCCCAAATGGACGAGCTGGCTAGGGTTCTGGTCACCCTATTCGACGCCAAACACCTGTTATCGCCACTCCTATGGAATATGTTTTATCGCGAGGTGGAGGTCTCAGACTGCATGCAGACACTTTTCCGTGGAAATTCTTTGGGCAGCAAAATCATGGCCTTTTGCTTTAAAATATACGGCGCGAGCTATCTCCAAATGCTACTAGAGCCTTTAATTCGTCCGCTTctggatgaggaggaggagaccTGTTTTGAGGTGGATCCAGCTCGTCTGGATCCAACAGAAGATATTGAACAGCACAGGAACAACTTGATTGCCCTAACGCAGAAGGTGTTTGACGCTATTATCAACTCGTCGGATCGCTTTCCCCCGCAGCTGCGATCCATGTGCCATTGCCTGTACCAAGTGCTAAGCAAACGCTTCCCGAATCTTCTTCAAAACAATATCGGTGCTGTAGGCACAGTCATCTTCTTGCGGTTCATCAATCCCGCCATAG TTTCCCCACAGGAATTGGGAATCGTTGACAAACAAGTGCACAGCTCGGCCAAACGAGGTCTAATGCTAATGTCCAAGATCCTTCAAAACATTGCTAACCACGTGGAGTTCTCCAAGGAGCAGCACATGTTGTGTTTCAACGATTTTCTGCGCGATCACTTTGAAGCTGGGCGGCGATTCTTCATACAGATTGCATCAGACTGTGAGACCGTGGATCAGACCTCGCACAGCATGAGTTTTATTTCAGATGCGAACGTACTGGCACTGCATCGGTTGCTGTGGACGCATCAGGAGAAGATCGGCGACTATCTGTCTAGCAGTCGAGACCACAAGGCGGTTGGAAGGCGGCCCTTCGACAAGATGGCTACTTTGCTAGCATACCTGGGACCACCGGAGCACAAGCCCGTGGATTCGCACATGATGTTCAGCTCGTATGCACGCTGGAGCTCCATTGACATGTCGTCGACAAACTTCGAGGAGATCATGGTCAAGCACCAAATGCACGAGAAGGAGGAATTCAAGACCCTCAAGTCGATGAACATATTCTACCAGGCCGGAACAAGCAAATCTGGCTATCCTGTCTTTTACTATATAGCAAGACGATACAA GATTGGAGAAACGAATGGAGACTTACTTATATATCACGTCATACTCACTCTGAAACCATTCTGCCACTCGCCCTTCGAGGTGGTCATCGATTTTACGCACACCTGTTCAGATAATCGGTTCCGCACCGAGTTTCTGCAGAAGTGGTTTTATGTCCTGCCCACGGTAGCCTACGAAAATGTCCATGCTGTGTACATCTATAACTGTAACTCGTGGGTGCGCGAATATACCAAGTTCCACGATCGCATTCTGGCACCATTAAAGGGAAATCGCAAACTTCTGTTCCTGGAGTCACCCAACAAACTTACTGATTTCATCGACGCGGAGCAACAGAAATTGCCTGGAGCAACTCTTTCCTTGGACGAAGATTTAAAGGTATTCAGCAACGCGCTGAAGCTCAGCCATAAAGACACAAAGGTGGCTATCAAAGTGGGTCCCACCGCATTGCAAATTACATCTGCCGAAAAGACAAAGGTCTTGGCTCACTCCGTGCTCCTGAACGATGTATACTACGCCTCTGAAATTGAGGAGGTGTGCTTGGTGGACGATAACCAGTTCACCCTGTCTATAACTAACGAAAGTGGCCAGCTTAGCTTTATTCACAACGATTGCGACAACATTGTTCAAGCCATCATACACATCCGAAATCGATGGGAGCTTAGTCAGCCGGACTCCGTGACGGTTCACCAAAAGATCCGACCAAAAGATGTGCCTGGAACGCTGCTGAACATGGCGCTACTCAATCTGGGATCATGTGACCCCAATCTAAGGACTGCTGCCTACAATTTGCTGTGTGCTTTGACCGCTACTTTTGATCTAAAGATTGAGGGTCAACTGTTGGAGACCCAAGGACTTTGCATACCCTCAAATAATACCATATTTATCAAATCCGTTAGCGAAAAGCTGGCCACCAATGAACCGCATCTGACTCTGGAATTCCTTGAGGAGTCCATTCAGGGCTTCCAGCGCAGCACCATAGAGCTGAAACATTTGTGTTTGGAGTACATGACGCCATGGTTAAAGAACCTAGTCAAATTTTGCAAGTCCAACGATGACTCCAAAAAGCTTAAGGTCTCCCAAATTCTGGACAAGCTCATCAATTTAACTATTGACCAAAAGGAAATGTATCCCTCAGTGCAGGCCAAGATCTGGGGATCAATTGGACAGATCCCCGAGCTGATCGACATGGTTTTGGATAACTTTTTGCACAAATCGATCACATATGGCTTGGGATCACCACAGGTGGAGATTATGGCTGACACGGCAGTGGCTCTCGCTTCAGCGAATGTTCAGCTGGTGTCCAAAAAGGTCATAACGCGAATATGCCGAGTCATGGACAAATCCTGCACAAATCCCACACAATATCTGGAGCAGCATATGATGTGGGACGATATTGCAATTCTTGGTCGATACCTGCTCATGTTGTCGTTCAACAATTGTTTGGATGTGGCCACATCGGTGCCATATCTATTCCACACCATTACGTTTTTGGTATGTTCAGGATCCCTGTCGATGCGAGCCTCTACTCATGGCCTAGTGATCAACATCATCCACTCGCTGTGCACATGCACAAATCCCTCATTTTCAGAGGAGGCGCAGCGAGTACTCCGACTGTCCCTGGATGAATTCTCACTGCCCAAGTTCTATCTACTCTTCGGCATCAGCAAGGTCAAGTCCGCAGCAGTTACCGCTTTCCGCTCCAGCTGCCGTCACCCTACAGATAAATGGCTAGGAAATGAAAGGGTTACCCAGCCTCTGCCCGCCGATCGAGAGCGTTTATCCCTACCATCGCTTGAGGTTATCACGGATGCCCTGCTGGAAATCATGGAGGCTTGCATGCGAGATGTTCCGGACTGCGAATGGCTCAACACCTGGACCTCTTTGGCTCGCAGTTTTGCTTTCTGTTACAATCCAGCGCTACAGCCTAGAGCCCTTATAGTTTACGGGTGCATCAGCAAGAGTGTTACCGATCACGAGGTCAAGCAGTTACTACGCATCCTGGTTAAGGCCCTCGAATCTTTCAACGATCTCATTCTGATCGAGGCTCTAGTAATGTGCTTAACTCGCATTCAACCACTACTCCGACCAGAGTCGCCCATTCATCGGGCCCTCTTCTGGGTGGCCATTTCGGTGCTGCAGTTGGACGAGATTACCCTGTACGGCGCTGGACTAGCTCTGCTTGAACAAAATCTACACACGCTTAAGTCACAGGGCTGTTTTGACAAGAAGGAGACCATAGCCGAGGTCATGATGAAGACAAGGGAAAAGCTGGAGTGGCATTTCAAGCAACTGGATCACGCCGTCGGCCTCTCCTTCCGCAGCAATTTCCACTTTGCCCTAGTGGGACACTTGATTAAG GGCTTCCGCCATCCTACACCTACAACCGTCTCACGCACCTCTCGTGTGCTGACGATGCTCTTGGGCATAATAGCCAAACCCCTGCATCGGGACAAGTTCGAAGTAACACCTGACAGTGTGGCCTATTTGACTGCGCTGGTGGCTGTCTCCGAGGAAGTCCGTTCCAGATGTCACGTAAAACATGCCCTTCCCCGCTGGCCAGCCGATCTGAGTAGTAGTGTGGAAAATGGTGAAGCATCCGGCGGAGTGCAAGCT ATCGGCCTGCCCCTGTCACGCCGTCAAAAAAGTTGGGACATCCTGGATCAGTCCGCCTTGCAGTTTGCCCGCCAACACAAGGTTCCCACTCTTCAG GAACGCGGTTCGCGTTCGTCGGTGTCCAACGAGTCCAACGTACTGCTCGATCCCGAGGTCTTACCTGACCTGTCCATTCAAGCCCTGGTACTGACTGTTTTGGCCACCTTGGTCAAGTACTCTTCGGATGAAGGCGAAACGCGGGTTTTGTATCAGTATTTGGCCGAAGGATCGGTGGTCTTTCCAAAGGTGTTTCCAGTTAT CCATTCACTGCTGGACCAAAAGATAAACAACATTTTGTCAGTGTCACACGACCAAGTGGTGCTCAACTCTGTGCAGAACATTATACAAAATATGCTGGCCAGCGAAGATCCttcccagcagcagctgcactTCCTGCAGAGTTGTGGATTTGGCGGACTCTGGCGATTTGCTGGTCCCTTCACCAAG TACAATATGATGGGTGAGTCCTCGGAGCTGTTTGTCAACTGTTTGGAGGCCATGGTTGAGACCTGTTTGCCAGGCGACGAATCCGCGCCGGTGCCACCATCTCCGCGTCCATACAACCTGAGCTCCAGTCTGAGTAGCCTGACCCTGGGATCACCCACGGATAAAG CTGCATGA